In one Paramormyrops kingsleyae isolate MSU_618 chromosome 18, PKINGS_0.4, whole genome shotgun sequence genomic region, the following are encoded:
- the LOC111844785 gene encoding zona pellucida-like domain-containing protein 1 isoform X1: MMMNISDRNDPNWSQRTEMLALVTSVAAVLLLPGQSATYNCSSVYDRIPGTEDLKVVCGTALITVDVNLCAAMWAGFDPARLAMNGKYNNSLCRGTIDAQADPPIVRFELPVNHTEESSCWQTLQTSSIQALVVGSYIDMPKSADAVISYSPDLSYHFSCHYPLVYFFNNSQITASSISVSTNEHHGHFFSSLSMGVYNDSSYSYPLIIPEAGLALRTKVFVEVKATNLTGNFHVLLDHCFATPLPYNVLSGEQHSFFTGCQLDKQTVMEKNGMGLSARFFFEVFRFLQHQDRDKSSMYLHCIVKLCKPSKCQVCSRRGRRSQDLFDLPSANSTTVSAGPIYTQNDDDRKQPSLLVFSVGGRPEEKLHNPNLVGGVLLGSGGTILLILGGMFVLKKFSRQENAFRASIWLHQWPCSLLMPL; this comes from the exons ATGATGATGAATATATCAGACAGGAATGACCCCAACTG GAGTCAGAGAACAGAGATGCTTGCTCTGGTGACCTCTGTGGCAGCTGTTCTTCTGCTTCCGGGACAGTCTGCCACATACAACTGCTCATCAGTCTACGACAGGATCCCAG GGACTGAAGACCTCAAGGTGGTCTGTGGGACTGCTCTGATCACAGTGGACGTGAACCTCTGTGCCGCTATGTGGGCAGGATTTGACCCAGCAAGGCTGGCCATGAATGGCAAGTACAACAACAGTCTGTGCCGTGGTACCATTGATGCCCAAGCTGACCCGCCCATCGTTCGTTTCGAGCTGCCAGTCAATCACACCGAAGAGAGCTCATGCTGGCAGACCTTGCAG ACCTCCAGCATCCAGGCCTTGGTGGTTGGCAGCTACATCGACATGCCAAAGTCTGCAGATGCTGTCATCAGCTACTCTCCAGACCTTTCCTACCACTTCTCCTGCCATTATCCCCTCGTGTATTTCTTCAACAACAGTCAGATAACAGC GTCTTCAATCTCAGTGAGTACCAATGAACACCACGGCCACTTCTTCAGCTCCCTCAGCATGGGTGTTTACAAT GACAGTAGCTATAGTTACCCGCTCATCATTCCAGAAGCCGGACTCGCCTTACGTACCAAAGTCTTTGTCGAGGTCAAAGCCACCAACCTCACTGGGAA CTTTCACGTGCTGCTTGACCACTGCTTCGCAACACCCCTGCCTTATAATGTGTTGAGTGGTGAACAACACAGCTTCTtcacagg GTGTCAACTGGATAAACAGACAGTCATGGAGAAGAATGGAATGGGCTTGAGTGCAAGGTTCTTCTTCGAGGTTTTCCGCTTCCTCCAGCACCAGGACAGGGACAAATCTAGCATGTACCTCCACTGCATCGTGAAGCTCTGTAAACCCAGCAAGTGTCAG GTGTGCTCCAGAAGGGGAAGAAGGTCCCAGGATTTATTTGACTTGCCATCGGCTAATTCCACAACAGTGTCTGCAGGACCAATCTATACCCAAAATGATG ATGACAGAAAGCAGCCTTCTTTGTTGGTGTTCA GTGTTGGGGGTCGACCAGAAGAGAAACTCCATAACCCTAACCTGGTGGGTGGGGTACTGTTGGGCTCAGGAGGCACTATACTGCTGATCTTGGGCGGGATGTTTGTACTCAAGAAATTTTCCAGGCAAGAAAATGCATTCCGTGCTTCCATTTGGCTGCATCAATGGCCTTGCAGCCTCCTCATGCCTCTGTGA
- the LOC111844785 gene encoding zona pellucida-like domain-containing protein 1 isoform X2, producing the protein MSQRTEMLALVTSVAAVLLLPGQSATYNCSSVYDRIPGTEDLKVVCGTALITVDVNLCAAMWAGFDPARLAMNGKYNNSLCRGTIDAQADPPIVRFELPVNHTEESSCWQTLQTSSIQALVVGSYIDMPKSADAVISYSPDLSYHFSCHYPLVYFFNNSQITASSISVSTNEHHGHFFSSLSMGVYNDSSYSYPLIIPEAGLALRTKVFVEVKATNLTGNFHVLLDHCFATPLPYNVLSGEQHSFFTGCQLDKQTVMEKNGMGLSARFFFEVFRFLQHQDRDKSSMYLHCIVKLCKPSKCQVCSRRGRRSQDLFDLPSANSTTVSAGPIYTQNDDDRKQPSLLVFSVGGRPEEKLHNPNLVGGVLLGSGGTILLILGGMFVLKKFSRQENAFRASIWLHQWPCSLLMPL; encoded by the exons AT GAGTCAGAGAACAGAGATGCTTGCTCTGGTGACCTCTGTGGCAGCTGTTCTTCTGCTTCCGGGACAGTCTGCCACATACAACTGCTCATCAGTCTACGACAGGATCCCAG GGACTGAAGACCTCAAGGTGGTCTGTGGGACTGCTCTGATCACAGTGGACGTGAACCTCTGTGCCGCTATGTGGGCAGGATTTGACCCAGCAAGGCTGGCCATGAATGGCAAGTACAACAACAGTCTGTGCCGTGGTACCATTGATGCCCAAGCTGACCCGCCCATCGTTCGTTTCGAGCTGCCAGTCAATCACACCGAAGAGAGCTCATGCTGGCAGACCTTGCAG ACCTCCAGCATCCAGGCCTTGGTGGTTGGCAGCTACATCGACATGCCAAAGTCTGCAGATGCTGTCATCAGCTACTCTCCAGACCTTTCCTACCACTTCTCCTGCCATTATCCCCTCGTGTATTTCTTCAACAACAGTCAGATAACAGC GTCTTCAATCTCAGTGAGTACCAATGAACACCACGGCCACTTCTTCAGCTCCCTCAGCATGGGTGTTTACAAT GACAGTAGCTATAGTTACCCGCTCATCATTCCAGAAGCCGGACTCGCCTTACGTACCAAAGTCTTTGTCGAGGTCAAAGCCACCAACCTCACTGGGAA CTTTCACGTGCTGCTTGACCACTGCTTCGCAACACCCCTGCCTTATAATGTGTTGAGTGGTGAACAACACAGCTTCTtcacagg GTGTCAACTGGATAAACAGACAGTCATGGAGAAGAATGGAATGGGCTTGAGTGCAAGGTTCTTCTTCGAGGTTTTCCGCTTCCTCCAGCACCAGGACAGGGACAAATCTAGCATGTACCTCCACTGCATCGTGAAGCTCTGTAAACCCAGCAAGTGTCAG GTGTGCTCCAGAAGGGGAAGAAGGTCCCAGGATTTATTTGACTTGCCATCGGCTAATTCCACAACAGTGTCTGCAGGACCAATCTATACCCAAAATGATG ATGACAGAAAGCAGCCTTCTTTGTTGGTGTTCA GTGTTGGGGGTCGACCAGAAGAGAAACTCCATAACCCTAACCTGGTGGGTGGGGTACTGTTGGGCTCAGGAGGCACTATACTGCTGATCTTGGGCGGGATGTTTGTACTCAAGAAATTTTCCAGGCAAGAAAATGCATTCCGTGCTTCCATTTGGCTGCATCAATGGCCTTGCAGCCTCCTCATGCCTCTGTGA
- the hoatz gene encoding cilia- and flagella-associated protein HOATZ isoform X2 yields MSEQLDGDDFDELDAYFTVFAGSSIEDVTYAKVFWSSVTLQPPLESRLVSASISQRLKVAGDPQPSLEQSTPNKEEEDLLETAYRRQRAAEKQKYLDMAKKRQDIIALLKKQREDRIKKETISLPYKPRKCDKHERSDIRTPSEQSRQDAEEVRRLI; encoded by the exons ATGTCCGAGCAGTTGGATGGTGATGACTTTGATGAACTGGATGCATATTTCACCGTTTTTGCCGGATCCTCCATTGAAGATGTGACCTACGCCAAAGTCTTCTGGAGTTCCGTCACTTTGCAGCCGCCTCTTGAATCCCGCTTGGTTTCTGCGAGTATTAGTCAGCGGCTTAAAGTAGCGGGAGATCCCCAGCCCT CTCTTGAACAATCTACACCAAACAAAG AAGAGGAGGACTTGCTGGAGACAGCATACCGCAGGCAGAGGGCAGCAGAAAAGCAGAAGTACCTGGATATG GCAAAAAAGAGGCAGGACATCATCGCACTTCTGAAAAAACAAAGAGAGGACCGGATTAAG AAAGAGACGATATCCTTGCCATATAAGCCAAGGAAATGTGACAAGCATGAAAG GTCCGACATCAGAACTCCATCAGAACAGTCACGACAGGATGCAGAGGAAGTGCGACGTTTGATCTAA
- the hoatz gene encoding cilia- and flagella-associated protein HOATZ isoform X3 has translation MSEQLDGDDFDELDAYFTVFAGSSIEDVTYAKVFWSSVTLQPPLESRLVSASISQRLKVAGDPQPSLEQSTPNKEEEDLLETAYRRQRAAEKQKYLDMAKKRQDIIALLKKQREDRIKKETISLPYKPRKCDKHESISKFTNLLLQR, from the exons ATGTCCGAGCAGTTGGATGGTGATGACTTTGATGAACTGGATGCATATTTCACCGTTTTTGCCGGATCCTCCATTGAAGATGTGACCTACGCCAAAGTCTTCTGGAGTTCCGTCACTTTGCAGCCGCCTCTTGAATCCCGCTTGGTTTCTGCGAGTATTAGTCAGCGGCTTAAAGTAGCGGGAGATCCCCAGCCCT CTCTTGAACAATCTACACCAAACAAAG AAGAGGAGGACTTGCTGGAGACAGCATACCGCAGGCAGAGGGCAGCAGAAAAGCAGAAGTACCTGGATATG GCAAAAAAGAGGCAGGACATCATCGCACTTCTGAAAAAACAAAGAGAGGACCGGATTAAG AAAGAGACGATATCCTTGCCATATAAGCCAAGGAAATGTGACAAGCATGAAAG CATTAGCAAGTTTACTAACCTTCTTCTACAACGCTGA
- the hoatz gene encoding cilia- and flagella-associated protein HOATZ isoform X1: protein MSEQLDGDDFDELDAYFTVFAGSSIEDVTYAKVFWSSVTLQPPLESRLVSASISQRLKVAGDPQPSLEQSTPNKEEEDLLETAYRRQRAAEKQKYLDMAKKRQDIIALLKKQREDRIKKETISLPYKPRKCDKHERHRVVKIVQSRRKRKVDGAAGLIRLQPERYLFGAFSCCDRSDIRTPSEQSRQDAEEVRRLI, encoded by the exons ATGTCCGAGCAGTTGGATGGTGATGACTTTGATGAACTGGATGCATATTTCACCGTTTTTGCCGGATCCTCCATTGAAGATGTGACCTACGCCAAAGTCTTCTGGAGTTCCGTCACTTTGCAGCCGCCTCTTGAATCCCGCTTGGTTTCTGCGAGTATTAGTCAGCGGCTTAAAGTAGCGGGAGATCCCCAGCCCT CTCTTGAACAATCTACACCAAACAAAG AAGAGGAGGACTTGCTGGAGACAGCATACCGCAGGCAGAGGGCAGCAGAAAAGCAGAAGTACCTGGATATG GCAAAAAAGAGGCAGGACATCATCGCACTTCTGAAAAAACAAAGAGAGGACCGGATTAAG AAAGAGACGATATCCTTGCCATATAAGCCAAGGAAATGTGACAAGCATGAAAG GCATCGCGTAGTAAAGATTGTCCAATCCCGAAGGAAGCGGAAAGTGGATGGGGCGGCGGGTTTGATCCGACTACAGCCAGAGAGATATCTTTTCGGAGCATTTTCGTGTTGTGACAGGTCCGACATCAGAACTCCATCAGAACAGTCACGACAGGATGCAGAGGAAGTGCGACGTTTGATCTAA